The nucleotide window GCCGGCATCTTCGCGATGCCCGGGAGCTCCAGGGCGCTCAGGTTCTCGACGATCTTCATCTTCGGGCTCCCAGTACAGCCGTGCGCCGGCCGCCACGACGACGTGGTTGATCCGCCGGCTGCGGATCGCGAACCGGCTGAAGGCGTCGAAGGCCAGCTCGCCGCGCGGGGTGTGCGCCATCAGCCGGCGCAGCAGCGCGCTGCCGTCCTCCTCGGTCAGATACATCAGCAGGCCCTCGGCCACGATCATCGTCGGCCGGTCGGCCGGGATCCGCGCCATCCACTCCGGGTCGGTCACCGACGCGGCGATGGTCGTGTATCCCGCGCGCTCCGGAGAGAGCTCCCGCCGCAGCGCGATGACCTCGGGGTGGTCGATGTCGTACCACCGCACGCCCGGTCCCGGGTCGAGGCGGTGGACGCGGCTGTCGAGCCCGCAGCCCAGATGGACCACCGTGGCCTCCTCGTACCGGGGGAGGAAGCCCGCCGTCCACTCGTCCAACTGCCGGGCGCGCAGGGCGATTGCGGCGGCCTCGCCGGGGGTTATCCGCATCTTCGCGAAGTCGTGGTCGAGCCGCCGCACGGTATCGGCGGCCATGGGGTCACCCAGGATCGGGTCCTCGGCGCGGCTGTCGACCGCGCGACCGTAGAGCGTGGCGAGGAGGGTCTCCTTCTCGCCGGTCAGCTGCACCTTCGCACGCGGAGTGGTCACACTCGCGAGAGTACATAACATTCAGAAAAATGTGAATATTCGGAACATGGGGGGAGAGGGGGAAGGTGGAAGGCCGGGCATCGGGGGCTACGTCCGGGCCGCGCCCACGGTCGCCTGCCGGTGCTCCCCGTCCGGTATCTCCGTGACGGCCGTCAGCAGTACCGCCGCGTCGTCGAGGGCCATCAGGCCGTTCCGCTCGCGCGGGGTCATGGCGACCTGGCCGGCCGTCAGTTCCTGGCCGCCGCCGGACCACGTCACCCGGACCCGCCCGTGAAGTACCTGCAGGCTGGCGGCCGGAGGGGCGTTGTGCTCGTCCAGTACGGTGCCGGCGATCAGCGCGATCACGCTCTGCCGCAGCGGGCCGTCGTGCAGGAAGAGATGGCCGCTGCGCCCGTGGGCGGAGGCCCTGGCGTCGTCGAGCTGCTGACGGGCGAGTGCGCTGAGGTCGTCCATGATGCGGGCCTTTCGCGTGCGGACCGGCGGGCCGGGCTCCCCTTCCATCGTTG belongs to Streptomyces sp. NBC_01454 and includes:
- a CDS encoding class I SAM-dependent methyltransferase: MTTPRAKVQLTGEKETLLATLYGRAVDSRAEDPILGDPMAADTVRRLDHDFAKMRITPGEAAAIALRARQLDEWTAGFLPRYEEATVVHLGCGLDSRVHRLDPGPGVRWYDIDHPEVIALRRELSPERAGYTTIAASVTDPEWMARIPADRPTMIVAEGLLMYLTEEDGSALLRRLMAHTPRGELAFDAFSRFAIRSRRINHVVVAAGARLYWEPEDEDRREPERPGAPGHREDAGPLPSGRPRPGEGARGTGHGTALPLPVLSGAGRGGAGR
- a CDS encoding cupin, producing the protein MDDLSALARQQLDDARASAHGRSGHLFLHDGPLRQSVIALIAGTVLDEHNAPPAASLQVLHGRVRVTWSGGGQELTAGQVAMTPRERNGLMALDDAAVLLTAVTEIPDGEHRQATVGAART